The stretch of DNA CCACCGCCAGCGCGCGCAGCCGCGCGTCGAACCAGCCGCGCTGCAACTGCTGACCGGCGATGCCGACCGGAAACTGCTCGACACGGCGCGGCGCGTCCGCCCACCACACGACGTTGCCGAGCCACGGCTGAACTGCGGGATCGTCGATGACTTCCAAGGCGCCGATCGTCGCGACGACCTGGCGGGCGCTGGGCGGCAGCGACTCGACCGCGTCCTGACGCGGCGCTCGCGGCCGATCGACGAGGAGGACGCGATGGCCCCATGCGGCCAGCAGTCGCGCGGATGCGCAGCCGGCCGGGCCGCCGCCGATCACGATCGCGTCGTACACGATCGCCGCCGCGCCGTTAGACCGCGAAGACGTCCGGGCGCCACTCGAGGCCCAGTTCGCTTGGCGGCGCCATGTAGCCGACCAGCGCCGAGGAGGCGACGACTGCCGGACTGGCGAGGTAGCCCTCGCCGCCGAGTCCCATGCGGTTTTGCCAGTTCCGGTTGAACGACGTGATCGCGCGCTGCCCGGGCGACAGCGCGTCTTCACCCTGTCCGAAGCACGGGCCGCACCAGCTGGCGCGGATCTGGCCGCCGACCGAGCGGAACACACCGGCAATCGATTCGCCGTCGAGCCGCGGGTCGGGCCGCTCGATCTGCGCCTTCACGCCGCCCGATCCGGGGAACACGACGAACTCCTTCTGCGCCTTCGTCAGCCCCTGGCCGCGGGCCGCGACCAGGACGAGCGCCGCCGACAGCAGGTCGTCGTAGCTGCCATTCGTGCAGGAGCCGATCATCGCCTTGTCGAACGTGATCCGCTCCTTGGCGACCTCTTCGGCAGGGAACGCATTCCCGGGGCTGAACGGCTTGGCGATCATCGGCCGCACCACCGGCAGCTCGAGGCTCTCATCGATGGCGAAGGTCGCATCCGCTCCTAAAGCAATGCGCGGATAAGGCAGGTCGTTCATGCCCTTGGACGCGAACCACGCGTAGGTGATGTCGTCGGGCGCGAAGATCCCGTTCCAGCTCTCGGCTTCCGCCATCATGTTGCAGATCGTGTTGCGGAACGCGATCGGAAGCTGGCGA from Candidatus Eisenbacteria bacterium encodes:
- a CDS encoding FAD-dependent monooxygenase — translated: MYDAIVIGGGPAGCASARLLAAWGHRVLLVDRPRAPRQDAVESLPPSARQVVATIGALEVIDDPAVQPWLGNVVWWADAPRRVEQFPVGIAGQQLQRGWFDARLRALAVAAGAECVTALARDVVLPPLAGDSSEPPSMLLEADGATRRVKAPIILDAS